A region from the Geobacillus vulcani PSS1 genome encodes:
- a CDS encoding YhdB family protein encodes MNTVDYDKALYYTHRSEWDNLLILMVRTPDDILSKKIEKFLHAYNFEHDYSVIQERLHALLRYIDHALEVSEQKMGVEQYVQFYS; translated from the coding sequence TTGAACACCGTCGACTATGATAAGGCGCTCTATTACACGCATCGCTCCGAATGGGACAATTTGCTCATTTTAATGGTGCGTACACCTGATGATATTTTATCGAAAAAAATTGAAAAATTTCTCCACGCTTACAATTTTGAGCACGACTACTCCGTCATTCAGGAACGGCTGCACGCTTTGCTGCGCTACATCGATCATGCGCTGGAAGTGAGCGAACAAAAAATGGGAGTCGAGCAGTACGTGCAGTTTTACTCGTAA